A genomic region of Sander lucioperca isolate FBNREF2018 chromosome 6, SLUC_FBN_1.2, whole genome shotgun sequence contains the following coding sequences:
- the LOC116041690 gene encoding uncharacterized protein C6orf132 homolog yields MKRGTLNFLGRKNQSLFDTNIKIKDMDKVELVLGSSAIPESGTASVRARPTVNHHTSSSDSFQGFAVPTPKVPLLPPVNGPKTNGSVGGDRLSNGSVISVPDLLEGEIFVPPPPSMAPPPPPGTFVPPPPDFMGDLNSLNLATLQSPSMSAPKPTSLAHFMEEEDLNFIKPPPMAPPKPPSTCTNSSVSSVPSSSPPPAKVLERQTFSPPQPPPERQHKTHKKPPTKPIRLSSISNFDSPPQSPAPPPPVQTSTLSTFNPQNTAKLYNVPNTSILSGYEEHDSRSKQMLLLEDSASGNSAPVLVQVDGKTPKVATPSKPVFKDVQELKENLQIIQPSQSLLPEPNKEAKTGIVSAQPEIDKPLQTPHLPSPQLQKLNSSPVNSESIKDKLEGSPSQGRRFSPIIDRKLRNLKSSETHGARDGPAASPLALLMAAKERDKHRLSHPLSRENSGKMKEQPSASIHQSVSSPNSFIVTPKSSSSSSLTSVERVQESLKPVSPVVHKQTIQTPVKSSSPALVNDQMPSTSSALSRIAAGTTNLAEQRHNAVQSPSKSQPIQHEDLSMPLLPPPPEFDDFDEIMEPPPSIPPPDPPMKKAPTPTEIPLPPSHVPPPPPKPKPPAAPKLPPPDINVKPKLQVQTKANAAPAQLPANLSPSQATLLSILQKKMLEMDNKMAPVIEAESSSDDWGAPLSEEHVKVPVVPRATPQSKNYPVVNKAATLDMQELEDKLVRKYQEVKVPTSNGTQSKHPYGMTFMVRPGTKQPITLVSKGDP; encoded by the exons TCCTCATCTGACAGTTTTCAAGGGTTTGCCGTCCCGACACCCAAAGTCCCCCTCCTCCCGCCTGTCAACGGTCCAAAGACCAACGGTTCAG tcgGTGGAGATCGCTTGTCCAATGGATCTGTTATATCTGTGCCTGACCTCTTAGAGGGGGAAATATttgttcctcctcctccctctatggcacctccaccccccccagGGACTTTTGTTCCTCCTCCACCAGACTTCATGGGTGACCTGAACAGTCTAAATTTGGCAACCCTTCAGTCTCCTTCCATGTCTGCTCCAAAACCGACCTCACTGGCACACTTCATGGAGGAGGAAGACTTAAACTTCATAAAACCACCACCAATGGCTCCGCCAAAGCCTCCATCTACTTGCACTAATAGCTCTGTATCATCAGTACCCAGTTCTAGTCCACCGCCTGCCAAAGTTCTTGAGCGTCAAACCTTTTCCCCACCACAGCCCCCTCCTGAAAGGCAACACAAGACTCATAAAAAACCACCTACAAAACCCATTAGACTGTCCTCTATTTCCAACTTTGACTCCCCACCACAGAGTCCTGCCCCACCTCCCCCTGTGCAGACATCCACATTATCCACTTTCAATCCCCAAAACACAGCAAAGCTTTACAATGTTCCTAACACCTCCATTCTCAGCGGTTATGAGGAGCATGACTCAAGATCCAAGCAGATGTTACTCCTGGAAGATTCTGCCTCTGGTAACTCTGCCCCGGTACTTGTCCAGGTGGATGGGAAAACCCCTAAAGTGGCTACACCGTCTAAACCAGTTTTCAAAGATGTACAGGAGCTGAAGGAGAACTTACAAATTATCCAACCCTCTCAATCACTCTTGCCTGAGCCAAACAAGGAGGCTAAAACAGGGATAGTTTCAGCACAACCAGAAATAGACAAACCGCTCCAGACTCCACATCTACCGTCACCACAGCTTCAGAAACTTAACAGTTCTCCGGTGAATTCAGAGTCCATCAAGGACAAACTTGAAGGATCTCCAAGTCAAGGTCGCAGATTCAGTCCGATAATAGATCGTAAACTACGCAACCTGAAGAGTAGTGAAACCCACGGGGCACGAGATGGACCTGCAGCTTCCCCGCTGGCTCTTTTAATGGCAGCTAAAGAAAGAGACAAGCATAGACTGAGTCACCCTCTGTCGCGAGAAAACAGTGGCAAGATGAAAGAGCAGCCTAGTGCAAGCATTCACCAGAGTGTCTCCAGTCCCAATTCATTTATCGTCACCCCAAAGTCCAGCTCATCCTCTTCTCTAACATCTGTAGAGAGAGTACAGGAGAGTCTGAAGCCTGTCAGTCCAGTGGTACATAAGCAAACAATTCAGACTCCAGTGAAATCCAGCAGTCCTGCTCTGGTCAACGATCAGATGCCATCCACCAGTTCAGCTCTCAGTAGGATAGCTGCAGGTACCACCAACCTGGCTGAGCAGAGACACAATGCAGTGCAAAGCCCCTCAAAGTCTCAACCCATACAGCATGAGGATTTAAGTATGCCATTACTCCCTCCGCCACCAGAGTTTGATGATTTTGACGAGATTATGGAGCCCCCTCCTTCCATCCCTCCACCTGACCCTCCCATGAAAAAGGCACCAACACCAACTGAGatccctctccctccatctcatgttccacctccacctccaaaACCCAAACCCCCAGCAGCTCCAAAACTCCCACCTCCTGACATCAATGTCAAGCCAAAGCTGCAAGTCCAGACAAAAGCCAACGCGGCCCCTGCTCAGCTTCCAGCCAATCTTTCACCCAGTCAGGCCACACTCCTGAGCATCTTACAAAAGAAGATGTTGGAAATGGACAACAAAATGGCCCCAGTGATTGAGGCAGAGTCCAGTTCTGATGACTGGGGCGCCCCCTTGTCCGAGGAGCATGTTAAGGTCCCTGTTGTCCCCAGAGCCACACCACAGAGCAAGAATTACCCTGTGGTTAACAAAGCAGCAACCCTGGACATGCAGGAGCTTGAGGATAAATTGGTCAGAAAATATCAGGAAGTGAAAGTTCCCACCAG CAACGGAACACAGTCAAAACATCCGTATGGTATGACCTTTATGGTTCGGCCTGGAACTAAACAGCCTATTACTCTGGTCAGTAAAGGGGATCCTTAA